Proteins from a genomic interval of Streptomyces sp. NBC_00820:
- a CDS encoding ATP-binding cassette domain-containing protein — MHGVDVVAEGLGLKGPQGWAFRGVTVRAEPGSLIAVEGASGEGRTCLLLALTGRMKPTAGTAAVGGLALPRRMAAVRRISAVANVAGVTDLEPALTVGEHLRERALLQRRFGDSLREALQPRPDRTHEARLRADAALAAAGLDPESLPKGSRTAVRDLERLEALRLSVALALVARPRLLAVDDVELKLSEAERAEVWKLLRSLTRVGTTVVAVCRTAPADCVAVPTRPDDRKEQADALAPAGRA, encoded by the coding sequence GGGGTGGGCGTTTCGAGGGGTGACGGTCCGGGCGGAGCCCGGCTCGCTGATCGCGGTGGAGGGGGCGTCCGGCGAGGGGCGTACGTGCCTGCTGCTCGCGCTCACGGGGCGGATGAAGCCCACCGCGGGGACGGCCGCCGTCGGCGGGCTCGCGCTGCCGCGCCGGATGGCGGCCGTGCGCCGGATCAGCGCGGTGGCCAACGTGGCCGGTGTCACCGATCTGGAGCCGGCCCTGACGGTCGGGGAGCATCTGCGCGAACGGGCCCTGCTGCAACGCCGGTTCGGCGACTCGCTGCGCGAGGCGCTGCAGCCCCGCCCGGACCGTACGCACGAGGCGCGGCTGCGCGCGGACGCGGCCCTGGCCGCCGCCGGGCTGGACCCGGAGTCGCTGCCCAAGGGCTCCCGTACGGCCGTCCGTGACCTGGAACGGCTGGAGGCGCTGCGGCTGTCCGTGGCTCTGGCCCTGGTCGCCCGGCCCCGGCTGCTCGCGGTGGACGACGTCGAACTGAAGCTCTCGGAGGCCGAGCGCGCCGAGGTGTGGAAGCTCCTGCGGTCGCTCACGCGCGTGGGGACGACGGTCGTGGCCGTGTGCCGTACCGCCCCCGCGGACTGTGTCGCCGTACCCACTCGCCCCGACGACCGGAAGGAGCAGGCCGATGCGCTCGCCCCGGCTGGCCGCGCTTGA